Proteins co-encoded in one Papaver somniferum cultivar HN1 chromosome 5, ASM357369v1, whole genome shotgun sequence genomic window:
- the LOC113281854 gene encoding cytochrome P450 CYP749A22-like, producing the protein MKMGVVEIPKLVLFSFPIGVFGLYLLVILIKFLHKVRWNPIQIAKIFSIQGIKGPPYKFLHGNTKEIYKTLFETRSKPMNDSSHHIFPYLQPFQHSCIKDYGKNFLCWIGSKPQLFITEMELVKEILNNKDGAYPKYKAEGYAKKLLGDGLVTTEGNKWVKQRKLANHAFHAESLKGMVPAMIASVETMVKKWKDYEGKEIEVFEEFRIMTSEVISRAAFGSSYDEGENIFEMLVKLGSLMSMDVLKIRIPVIRKIVPNQDDTESDRLEREIRKSIIGLIKKREEKVNGGEMEGGYGSDYLAVLIKAYNESDGNKKISVDDLIDECKTFHVAGHETTTSLLTWTCLLLAIHTEWQDKARKEVFELIGENKIIIDDNFLGKLKIMNMVINETLRLYPRVVTITRTVGKKVNLANKLILPSRTELSVSNLAFQHNPDIWGADVHLFKPERFSEGIVKATNNNSMAFLPFGLGPRFCVGSNFAINEVKIALVMILQRFHFTLSPAYIHSPIHRLTTRPQHGLQIILHAL; encoded by the exons ATGAAAATGGGTGTTGTAGAAATCCCAAAGCTAGTACTATTTTCTTTTCCAATTGGTGTTTTTGGGTTGTATCTCTTAGTAATTCTCATCAAATTTCTTCACAAAGTACGGTGGAATCCGATTCAGATAGCAAAAATCTTTTCTATACAAGGAATCAAAGGTCCTCCTTACAAATTCCTCCATGGAAATACCAAAGAAATCTATAAAACATTATTTGAAACTcgaagtaaacccatgaatgacTCATCTCATCATATCTTCCCGTATCTTCAACCTTTCCAACACTCGTGCATCAAAGATTACG ggaagaactttctttgttggatcGGATCAAAACCTCAACTGTTTATAACTGAGATGGAGTTAGTCAAAGAGATACTGAACAATAAAGATGGGGCATACCCAAAATATAAAGCAGAAGGATATGcgaagaagttattaggagaCGGGCTTGTGACAACGGAAGGAAATAAATGGGTCAAACAACGTAAATTGGCTAACCATGCTTTTCATGCTGAGAGCTTAAAG GGAATGGTTCCAGCCATGATAGCGTCTGTCGAAACAATGGTAAAGAAGTGGAAAGATTACGAAGGGAAAGAGATAGAAGTGTTCGAGGAATTTAGAATCATGACATCCGAAGTAATCTCAAGGGCTGCTTTCGGAAGCAGTTATGATGAAGGAGAGAACATTTTCGAGATGTTGGTCAAGTTAGGTTCACTTATGTCTATGGATGTTCTTAAGATAAGGATTCCCGTTATCAG AAAAATTGTGCCAAATCAAGACGACACTGAATCAGACAGACTAGAAAGAGAAATTAGAAAATCAATTATAGGattaataaagaaaagagaagaaaaagtgaATGGGGGAGAAATGGAAGGTGGATATGGGAGTGACTATCTTGCAGTGCTCATAAAAGCATATAATGAATCCGATGGCAACAAAAAGATTTCTGTGGATGATCTTATTGATGAATGCAAAACTTTTCATGTTGCTGGTCATGAGACAACAACTAGTTTACTTACATGGACGTGTCTACTTCTAGCCATTCATACAGAATGGCAAGACAAAGCTAGGAAGGAGGTCTTTGAGTTGATTGgggaaaataaaattattattgaCGACAATTTTCTTGGGAAACTGAAAATC ATGAATATGGTCATTAATGAAACTCTAAGGCTTTATCCACGGGTTGTTACAATTACAAGAACAGTTGGGAAAAAAGTTAATTTGGCTAACAAGTTGATTCTTCCATCAAGGACAGAATTAAGCGTTTCAAACTTGGCATTTCAGCATAATCCAGATATATGGGGAGCAGATGTCCATCTTTTCAAACCAGAGAGATTTTCTGAGGGTATCGTGAAAGCAACAAACAACAACAGCATGGCCTTTCTTCCATTTGGTCTGGGGCCTCGGTTTTGCGTTGGTTCAAACTTTGCTATCAATGAAGTCAAGATTGCCCTTGTCATGATTCTTCAACGTTTCCACTTTACACTTTCCCCTGCCTATATTCACTCACCAATACACCGCCTCACTACTCGTCCCCAACATGGACTTCAGATTATATTGCATGCGTTATAG